A window of Zingiber officinale cultivar Zhangliang chromosome 5A, Zo_v1.1, whole genome shotgun sequence contains these coding sequences:
- the LOC121981548 gene encoding exocyst complex component SEC10a-like → MASPKASAATLPLILDVEDFKGDFSFDALFGGLVNELLPSFQDDNSDAADSTGATEALQNGTLRGPQGLGTPMFPAVEELLALFKDSCKELVDLRQKIDGRLQNLKKEVEVQDAKHRKTLAELEKGVDGLHQSFQRLDSRISSVGQTAAKIGDHLQSADSQRKTASQTIDLIKYLMEFNSSPGDLMELSPLFSDDSRVFEAASIAQKLRSFAEEDVGTHAINMPSAVGAANASRGLEVAVANLQDYCNELENRLLSRFDAASQRRELSTMAECAKILSQFNRGTSAMQHYVASRPMFIDVEVMNTDINLVLGDQGLQAGTSNIARGLSALYKEITETVRKEASTIMAVFPSPNDVMSSLVQRVLEQRVSAILDRLLEKPSLLNLPPVNQGGLLQYLRIFAVSYERTEELAKDLQSVGCGDLDAQGTYCFYILIFFSSWWLLPSPVMLDK, encoded by the exons ATGGCGTCGCCCAAGGCCTCGGCCGctactctccctctcatcctagaCGTCGAAGATTTCAAG GGAGATTTCTCGTTCGATGCTTTGTTTGGTGGTTTGGTGAACGAGCTTCTGCCTTCATTTCAAGACGACAATTCGGATGCAGCGGATAGCACGGGTGCGACGGAAGCGCTGCAGAATGGGACTCTACGAGGCCCGCAGGGACTGGGTACCCCGATGTTCCCCGCAGTGGAGGAGCTCCTCGCGCTCTTCAAAGATTCGTGCAAGGAGTTGGTGGATCTCCGGCAGAAG ATCGACGGGAGACTCCAGAATCTGAAGAAGGAAGTTGAGGTCCAAGATGCTAAGCATCGGAAGACGCTTGCGGAG cTGGAAAAAGGTGTGGATGGCCTACATCAGAGCTTTCAGAGGCTAGACTCTAGAATTTCCAGTGTGGGGCAGACTGCTGCTAAAATTGGTGACCATTTGCAG AGTGCAGATTCTCAGAGAAAAACTGCTAGTCAAACCATTGATCTTATCAAG TACTTGATGGAATTCAACAGCAGCCCTGGTGACCTCATGGAACTTTCACCTTTGTTTTCTGATGATAGTCGTGTTTTTGAGGCTGCTTCCATTGCACAGAAATTGA GATCATTTGCTGAAGAGGATGTTGGAACACATGCAATTAATATGCCATCAGCAGTTGGTGCTGCAAATGCCAGCAGAGGTCTTGAAGTTGCAGTTGCAAATCTTCAAGACTACTGTAATG AGTTGGAGAATAGATTGTTATCACGGTTTGATGCAGCCTCACAACGGAGGGAATTGTCTACAATGGCGGAGTGTGCTAAAATCTTATCTCAG TTTAACAGGGGAACTAGTGCTATGCAACATTATGTAGCATCAAGACCAATGTTTATTGACGTGGAAGTTATGAACACAGATATCAATTTAGTTCTAGGCGATCAGGGTTTACAAGCTGGTACCAGCAACATTGCACGTGGACTTTCTGCACTATACAAAGAGATTACAG AGACTGTAAGAAAAGAGGCATCAACCATAATGGCTGTCTTCCCATCACCCAATGATGTCATGTCAAGCCTTGTGCAG AGGGTTCTAGAGCAAAGAGTAAGTGCAATTCTTGATAGGTTACTGGAAAAGCCATCACTTCTGAACTTACCTCCTGTGAATCAAGGAGGCCTTCTTCAG TATCTTAGAATATTTGCAGTGTCATATGAGAGGACAGAAGAACTTGCTAAAGATTTACAATCTGTTGGCTGTGGTGATTTGGATGCTCAAGGTACATACTGCTTTTATATCTTGATATTTTTCTCAAGTTGGTGGCTTCTACCTTCACCAGTCATGCTAGATAAATGA